One window of Saccharopolyspora phatthalungensis genomic DNA carries:
- a CDS encoding sensor histidine kinase, with the protein MSIHIPPWRMPLRACLLAVTVTGGACLWVSHAVPTDFQDLVAWYGGALSVLLCVAVGVAVHGIQAARRGRASAAAIEADTVRLADEVLPAVARRVRDGAAADLAADDAAHSFGASHRRVIRAVADEFGTGERMRAAAMSTCANAAGRMQALATSMLAELREMEERHDADVLADLLKLDHSTAQAGRLADSVAVLTGARSGRRWTKPIVMESVLRGAMGRISAYQRIRLHSTSTVAVVGYAAEGVMHALAELMDNAARFSPPTEEVHVYVEEIHTGVVVRIEDSGLAMSAATLTRAERAVSAEPPDPTAMSGTRLGLAVVGRLARKYDLAVSFRPSSRGGTGVVVMIPRQLITQPRPDPAPAPRLAPETPAAPVAAHSAEPAPESDGGPDALPKRRRGQTLAVARSAAMPKAPASDRPRLDAGARFGAFRNVRSGPSSTSDNDTP; encoded by the coding sequence ATGTCGATCCATATCCCGCCGTGGCGCATGCCCCTGCGCGCGTGCCTGCTCGCAGTGACCGTCACCGGTGGCGCGTGTCTGTGGGTGTCCCACGCCGTCCCGACCGACTTCCAGGACCTGGTGGCCTGGTACGGCGGTGCGCTGTCTGTTCTGCTGTGTGTCGCCGTGGGCGTCGCGGTTCACGGCATCCAGGCAGCTCGTCGCGGCCGGGCCAGTGCCGCCGCGATCGAGGCGGACACCGTTCGGCTCGCCGACGAGGTGCTTCCGGCCGTGGCGCGGCGAGTCCGCGACGGGGCCGCCGCGGATCTGGCTGCCGACGACGCGGCGCACTCCTTCGGTGCCTCCCATCGGCGGGTCATCCGGGCGGTGGCGGACGAATTCGGTACCGGCGAACGGATGCGCGCGGCGGCCATGTCCACCTGTGCCAACGCGGCCGGTCGCATGCAGGCGCTGGCGACCAGCATGCTTGCCGAGCTCCGCGAGATGGAAGAGCGGCACGACGCGGACGTGCTCGCCGATCTGCTTAAGCTCGACCACAGCACGGCGCAGGCAGGTCGGCTCGCCGACAGCGTCGCGGTGCTGACCGGTGCCCGGTCCGGCCGGCGCTGGACCAAGCCGATCGTGATGGAGAGCGTGCTGCGGGGCGCGATGGGACGGATCAGCGCCTACCAGCGGATCCGGCTCCATTCGACCAGCACCGTCGCGGTCGTCGGCTACGCCGCGGAAGGTGTTATGCACGCCCTCGCCGAATTGATGGACAACGCCGCCCGCTTCTCACCTCCGACCGAGGAGGTCCACGTCTACGTGGAGGAGATCCACACGGGCGTCGTCGTCCGGATCGAGGACAGCGGCCTGGCCATGAGCGCTGCCACGCTGACCCGCGCCGAGCGTGCCGTGTCGGCGGAGCCGCCCGACCCGACCGCGATGTCCGGCACCCGGCTCGGGCTGGCCGTGGTGGGCCGGCTGGCCCGCAAGTACGACCTGGCCGTCTCGTTCCGGCCCTCTTCGCGCGGCGGCACCGGCGTGGTGGTCATGATCCCCCGGCAGCTGATCACGCAGCCCCGGCCGGACCCGGCGCCCGCCCCGCGCCTCGCGCCCGAAACTCCAGCCGCGCCGGTCGCCGCGCACTCCGCCGAACCCGCGCCCGAATCCGATGGAGGGCCGGACGCGCTGCCGAAGCGCCGCCGTGGGCAGACCCTGGCCGTTGCGCGCTCAGCCGCTATGCCAAAGGCGCCCGCTTCGGACCGGCCGCGCCTCGATGCCGGCGCGCGGTTCGGTGCCTTCCGCAACGTCCGCTCCGGACCATCGTCCACTTCGGACAACGACACCCCATGA
- a CDS encoding S28 family serine protease gives MNWRGLVTIAVTCGMLLVGAPGGAAPPADIRDRLEAAPGLTVIGERPTEPGFRLFDLTFTQPSDHHHPEAGNFQQRLTLLHRDIERPTVLYTTGYELPGKVTRTEPTQLVDGNQVNLEHRFFTPSRPVPADWSDLDMWQAATDQHRVISALRGIYRQEWLTTGASKGGMTAVYHRRFYPGDVAGTVAYVAPNDVDNDRDRYDEFLAGVGTDPACRDALSAVQREALTRRGEMLAKFQAHAEANRLTFGRIIGDIDRGLEMVVLDAPFAFWQYRGQQDCAKIPATTASTDEIYAFFDETVKFSFYTDQGIEPYMPYYYQAGTQLGWPDVSERPLAGLLHHRGLSEPRNLVPRDIPMQFKPGAIRQVDAWVRHEGAKLMFVNGERDPWSAEPFELGPGSTDSYSYLVPGGNHGAKIAGLPDRQRTEAEAAVRRWADVAPPSRLRTSLDADPLTHRPI, from the coding sequence ATGAACTGGCGCGGTCTGGTCACGATTGCGGTGACCTGCGGCATGCTGCTCGTTGGCGCGCCAGGCGGCGCGGCCCCACCGGCCGACATCCGCGACCGGCTGGAAGCGGCTCCGGGCCTCACCGTCATCGGCGAACGTCCCACCGAACCAGGATTTCGGCTCTTCGACCTGACTTTCACGCAGCCCAGCGACCACCACCACCCGGAAGCCGGTAATTTCCAGCAGCGCCTGACCCTGCTGCACCGGGACATCGAGCGGCCGACAGTGCTTTACACGACCGGTTACGAACTGCCGGGCAAGGTCACCCGCACCGAGCCGACACAGCTGGTCGACGGTAACCAGGTCAACCTGGAGCACCGGTTCTTCACCCCGTCCCGGCCCGTGCCCGCGGACTGGAGCGATCTGGACATGTGGCAGGCGGCCACCGACCAGCACCGGGTGATCTCCGCGCTGCGCGGCATTTACCGGCAGGAATGGCTCACGACCGGGGCTAGCAAGGGTGGCATGACGGCGGTCTACCACCGCCGCTTCTACCCCGGCGACGTGGCCGGCACGGTCGCTTACGTGGCTCCCAACGACGTCGACAACGACCGGGACCGCTACGACGAGTTCTTGGCCGGCGTCGGCACCGACCCGGCCTGCCGCGATGCGCTGAGCGCGGTGCAGCGGGAGGCGCTGACCAGGCGCGGCGAGATGCTGGCGAAGTTCCAGGCCCACGCCGAAGCGAACAGGCTGACCTTCGGCCGGATCATCGGCGACATCGATCGGGGTCTGGAGATGGTCGTGCTCGACGCGCCGTTCGCGTTCTGGCAGTACCGGGGCCAGCAGGACTGCGCCAAGATCCCGGCGACCACCGCGAGCACCGACGAGATCTACGCGTTTTTCGACGAGACCGTGAAGTTCTCCTTCTATACCGACCAGGGCATCGAGCCGTACATGCCGTACTACTACCAGGCAGGCACCCAGCTCGGCTGGCCGGACGTCTCCGAAAGGCCGCTGGCCGGCCTGCTGCACCACCGCGGGCTGAGCGAACCCCGCAACCTGGTGCCCCGCGACATTCCGATGCAGTTCAAGCCCGGCGCGATTCGCCAGGTCGACGCGTGGGTCCGGCACGAGGGCGCGAAACTGATGTTCGTCAACGGCGAGCGCGACCCGTGGAGCGCCGAACCCTTCGAACTCGGCCCCGGTTCCACCGACTCGTACAGCTACCTGGTCCCCGGCGGCAACCACGGTGCCAAGATCGCGGGCCTGCCCGACCGGCAGCGAACCGAAGCCGAAGCGGCGGTCCGCCGCTGGGCCGACGTCGCACCCCCGAGCCGACTGCGCACCTCGCTCGACGCCGACCCCCTGACCCACCGCCCAATCTAG
- a CDS encoding GTP-binding protein: MIVGGFAVGKTTMVRSVSEIRPLSTEEAMTQAGVGIDEAGNVGGKSTTTVAFDFGRITLDERLVLYLFGAPGQERFWFVWDQLFSGSLGAVVLVDSRRLADSWYAIDRLEHRGAPFIVARNKFGEPAHSLAQVRDALDLSPDVPLVDCDARDRESSKAVLVGLVEHLYALSSAREATP, encoded by the coding sequence GTGATCGTTGGCGGGTTCGCCGTCGGCAAGACCACGATGGTGCGCTCGGTCAGCGAGATCCGGCCGCTGAGCACGGAGGAGGCCATGACGCAGGCCGGCGTCGGCATCGACGAAGCGGGGAATGTCGGTGGCAAGTCCACCACCACGGTCGCCTTCGACTTCGGCCGCATCACCTTGGACGAACGGCTGGTGCTATACCTGTTCGGCGCGCCGGGCCAGGAGCGGTTCTGGTTCGTGTGGGACCAGCTGTTCAGCGGATCGCTGGGCGCCGTCGTGCTGGTGGACAGCCGGCGGCTGGCCGATTCCTGGTACGCCATCGACCGTCTTGAGCATCGTGGGGCCCCGTTCATCGTCGCCCGCAACAAGTTCGGCGAACCGGCGCACAGCCTGGCGCAGGTGCGCGACGCGCTCGACCTGTCGCCAGACGTGCCGCTGGTCGACTGCGACGCCCGCGACCGGGAGTCCAGCAAGGCCGTGCTGGTCGGGCTCGTCGAACACCTCTACGCCCTGTCGTCCGCCCGAGAGGCAACGCCGTGA
- a CDS encoding roadblock/LC7 domain-containing protein — MNTTTRDLDWLLENLLDRTPGSRHALVLSKDGLKLCCTPGLSVDQADQLAAISSGIQSLSYGASVEFGDGSGGVRQSMTEFYGGVLCIVEAGVGAHLAVLAADDADVGVIGHNMNELVEQIGEYLSSPPRNAHPADAS, encoded by the coding sequence ATGAACACGACAACTCGTGACCTCGACTGGTTGCTGGAGAACCTGCTGGACCGGACGCCGGGCAGCCGGCATGCCCTGGTGCTGTCCAAGGACGGGCTCAAGCTCTGCTGCACACCCGGCTTGTCGGTGGATCAGGCGGATCAGCTGGCCGCCATATCCTCCGGGATCCAAAGCCTGTCCTACGGGGCCTCGGTCGAGTTCGGCGACGGCAGCGGCGGGGTCCGCCAGTCCATGACCGAGTTCTACGGCGGCGTGCTGTGCATCGTGGAAGCCGGGGTGGGCGCGCATCTCGCCGTGCTGGCCGCCGATGACGCGGACGTCGGCGTCATCGGGCACAACATGAACGAACTGGTGGAGCAGATCGGGGAATACCTCAGCTCCCCGCCACGCAACGCCCATCCGGCCGACGCTTCATGA
- a CDS encoding TetR/AcrR family transcriptional regulator: MSTTQPAPTARRKDPARRERIARAAITVVAERGVEKLTHRAVAAAAGVPLGSTTYYFATLDDLLASALRQAAADDVEHLREWADSLERNDDLAAALTDLVLHYLGPARPQTIVEHQLYIAALHKPALRHVSQEWDTALAQLFASYTDPAIGRALSVLFCGLLLQGIVRESVPSRDEIETIFGRVLGSHAKT, from the coding sequence ATGTCGACCACCCAGCCCGCGCCCACCGCGCGCCGCAAGGATCCGGCCCGCCGCGAGCGCATCGCCCGCGCCGCGATCACGGTCGTCGCCGAGCGCGGGGTCGAGAAGCTCACGCACCGTGCCGTGGCCGCCGCGGCCGGTGTTCCGCTGGGGTCGACGACCTACTACTTCGCCACGCTCGACGATCTGCTGGCCAGCGCGTTGCGGCAGGCCGCCGCCGACGATGTCGAGCACCTGCGCGAGTGGGCCGACAGCCTGGAACGCAACGATGATCTGGCCGCCGCGTTGACCGACCTGGTGCTGCACTACCTCGGCCCGGCCCGCCCGCAGACCATCGTCGAGCACCAGCTCTACATCGCCGCGCTGCACAAGCCCGCGTTGCGCCACGTCAGCCAGGAATGGGACACCGCGCTGGCCCAGTTGTTCGCCTCCTACACCGATCCGGCCATCGGGCGGGCGTTGTCGGTGCTGTTCTGCGGCCTGCTGCTGCAGGGCATCGTCCGGGAGTCGGTGCCGAGCCGAGACGAAATCGAGACGATATTCGGCCGGGTGCTCGGCTCGCACGCGAAAACCTGA
- a CDS encoding cellulose-binding protein has translation MRHNEDRELVPLKSDFDTVWYGYRRSQVKFYIQQTENEIRLLTEDRDSALSQVDELAAQLNRARAEVEALKQQLDDQARKPIEAAGLSDRLRRLVRLAQDEANEVLVAAQAAAEHEWARSEQAAAELRDRYEKLVAEADEWRRQSERQRNEMLARTREEVQAMAREAEQSRRRLDVEAEERRTQVEHDFEVSMAARREEAMRIQTERERKSREEAQRRVREATAEAERRIRDADEYSETMLRMRQDVAARVRAAQQVLATAEPFLAATEAGVPSEGSDAYVGAAVHTGQVPSGQVSLPKQRVEEPVPEGAAETAEPDRAARGQTEPSRA, from the coding sequence GTGAGGCACAACGAAGATCGCGAACTGGTGCCGCTGAAGTCGGATTTCGACACGGTGTGGTATGGGTACCGTCGGTCGCAGGTGAAGTTCTACATCCAGCAGACCGAGAACGAGATCCGGCTCCTCACCGAGGACCGGGACTCGGCGCTCAGCCAGGTCGACGAACTGGCGGCGCAGCTCAACCGGGCGCGTGCCGAGGTCGAGGCGCTGAAACAACAGCTCGACGATCAAGCGCGCAAGCCGATCGAAGCCGCCGGCTTGTCCGACCGGCTACGCCGGCTGGTCCGGCTCGCGCAGGACGAGGCGAATGAGGTCCTCGTCGCCGCGCAGGCCGCCGCCGAGCACGAGTGGGCGCGGTCCGAGCAGGCCGCGGCCGAACTCCGGGACCGGTACGAGAAGCTGGTGGCCGAGGCCGACGAGTGGCGCCGCCAGTCCGAGCGGCAGCGCAACGAAATGTTGGCGCGCACTCGGGAGGAAGTCCAGGCGATGGCGCGCGAGGCCGAGCAGAGCCGCCGCCGGCTGGACGTCGAGGCCGAGGAGCGGCGCACCCAGGTCGAGCACGACTTCGAGGTGTCGATGGCGGCGCGCCGGGAAGAGGCGATGCGCATCCAGACCGAGCGGGAGCGCAAGAGCCGCGAAGAGGCGCAGCGCCGGGTCCGGGAAGCCACCGCGGAAGCGGAGCGGCGGATCCGGGATGCCGACGAATACTCGGAGACGATGCTGCGGATGCGGCAGGACGTCGCGGCGCGGGTGCGGGCCGCGCAGCAGGTGCTGGCCACGGCGGAGCCGTTCCTGGCGGCCACCGAGGCCGGTGTGCCGAGCGAGGGCTCGGACGCTTACGTCGGTGCGGCTGTCCACACTGGACAAGTGCCGTCCGGCCAGGTCAGCTTGCCCAAACAGCGTGTCGAGGAACCGGTCCCGGAGGGTGCGGCGGAGACCGCCGAGCCGGATAGAGCGGCGCGCGGTCAGACCGAGCCGAGCCGAGCCTGA
- a CDS encoding PPOX class F420-dependent oxidoreductase yields MPKEDMPPDVLELLSRPNPAVIATLNAAGGPVTVATWYLWDSGKVLVNMDGSRVRLKHMRADPRVSLTVLDGADWYRHVSLRGRVVTLEDDPDLTDIDRLSQHYRGQPYPVRDQPRVSAWIEVDSWHSWGR; encoded by the coding sequence ATGCCGAAAGAAGACATGCCGCCGGACGTGCTGGAGCTGCTGTCCCGCCCGAACCCCGCGGTGATCGCCACGCTCAACGCCGCGGGCGGCCCGGTCACGGTCGCTACCTGGTATCTGTGGGACAGCGGGAAAGTGCTGGTCAACATGGACGGCAGCCGCGTCAGGCTGAAGCACATGCGCGCCGATCCGCGGGTTTCGCTGACGGTGCTGGACGGCGCGGACTGGTACCGGCACGTCAGCCTGCGCGGCCGGGTCGTCACCCTGGAGGACGACCCGGACCTGACCGACATCGACCGGTTGTCCCAGCACTACCGCGGGCAGCCGTACCCAGTTCGCGACCAGCCGCGGGTCAGCGCCTGGATCGAAGTGGACAGCTGGCACAGCTGGGGCCGCTGA
- a CDS encoding acyltransferase family protein codes for MPETIAARATQASGRSNRKISWDLVRTCCVLLVMLYHSTFLSTYLHHDLAPRGIVFPYQVGASLLLVISAYFACMTIGRGSLLRYWWGRIARLLPPFLGAVLVIYLVMRWAAVPGWFYPSVNDLWWNLLMLWNWKPAEYWFIDGSHWTVPLQLMGFTAAALLYRTSWGHGRRMIVVLWAAVLVPLAQWPLRVADLSEPYRTVVDGIGMHRWHLFVVGVAIWLWSTRRIGLLHFAAMLAACMLGQALHNYTETPEGLIADWGSTVAVCVGMVVVALTAAGPDWNRVVPAWLAGRIRWFAGISYGVFLVHQTIGYIVMRELDEIGVDPTLQTAAMLITGTALGWALTHVVERPVHKFLMRTYDSLAARRRARSSPA; via the coding sequence GTGCCCGAGACGATCGCAGCGCGTGCCACCCAAGCCTCGGGCCGGAGCAACCGGAAAATCAGCTGGGACCTGGTACGCACCTGCTGCGTCCTGCTCGTGATGCTGTACCACTCGACTTTCCTCAGCACCTACCTGCACCACGACCTGGCGCCGCGCGGCATCGTCTTCCCCTACCAGGTCGGCGCCAGCCTGCTGCTGGTGATCTCGGCGTATTTCGCCTGCATGACCATCGGCCGCGGCTCCCTGCTGCGGTACTGGTGGGGGCGCATCGCCCGGCTGCTCCCACCGTTCCTCGGCGCCGTGCTGGTGATCTACCTGGTGATGCGCTGGGCGGCGGTCCCGGGCTGGTTCTACCCGAGCGTCAACGACCTGTGGTGGAACCTGCTGATGCTCTGGAACTGGAAACCGGCGGAGTACTGGTTCATCGACGGTTCGCACTGGACGGTTCCGCTACAGCTGATGGGCTTCACCGCGGCCGCGCTGCTGTACCGCACCAGCTGGGGGCACGGTCGGCGGATGATCGTGGTGCTGTGGGCGGCCGTGCTGGTGCCTCTCGCGCAGTGGCCGCTGCGGGTGGCCGATCTGTCGGAGCCCTACCGCACGGTCGTCGACGGCATCGGCATGCACCGCTGGCATCTGTTCGTCGTCGGGGTGGCGATCTGGTTGTGGTCGACCCGGCGCATCGGCCTGCTGCATTTCGCGGCGATGCTGGCCGCCTGCATGCTCGGCCAAGCACTGCACAACTACACCGAAACGCCGGAGGGCCTGATCGCCGACTGGGGCTCGACGGTCGCGGTGTGCGTCGGCATGGTCGTTGTCGCGCTGACGGCGGCCGGGCCGGACTGGAACCGGGTTGTCCCGGCCTGGCTGGCGGGGCGAATCCGCTGGTTCGCCGGGATTTCCTACGGCGTGTTCCTGGTGCACCAGACGATCGGATACATCGTCATGCGAGAACTCGACGAGATCGGCGTCGACCCGACCCTCCAGACCGCCGCGATGCTGATCACCGGCACGGCCCTCGGCTGGGCTCTGACCCACGTCGTCGAGCGCCCCGTGCACAAGTTCCTGATGCGCACCTACGACAGCCTCGCCGCCCGCCGCCGCGCCCGATCGAGTCCTGCGTGA
- a CDS encoding DUF742 domain-containing protein — protein MTRRLIDNEDPDRLYTVTGGRSRPAEDIFDLVTLIVSGCDPSPGMQSEHAKILRLCREPVAVVELSSDLGLPVSVVKILLGDLLDMGKITARHPSSTRIEAPIPAPDFLKQVLVGLRNI, from the coding sequence ATGACCAGGCGGTTGATCGACAACGAAGACCCGGATCGGCTCTACACCGTCACCGGTGGCCGCAGCCGCCCGGCCGAGGACATCTTCGACCTGGTGACGTTGATCGTGAGCGGATGCGATCCGAGCCCGGGCATGCAGTCCGAGCACGCGAAGATCCTGCGGCTCTGCCGCGAACCGGTGGCCGTGGTCGAGCTGTCCTCGGATCTGGGGCTGCCGGTGAGCGTGGTGAAGATCCTGCTCGGCGACCTGCTCGACATGGGCAAGATCACCGCACGTCACCCGTCCTCGACCCGCATCGAGGCGCCAATTCCCGCCCCGGATTTCCTGAAGCAGGTGCTCGTTGGACTTCGCAACATCTGA